In Paenibacillus dendritiformis, the DNA window ACAACTTCCCGGGCCCCGTTCCCGCCGATGCGCCGAGAGTGCGGCAGAAGACGGTCACCGTTGATTTTGACTACTCGACCTTCGATGATTTGCGCCAAGGCACGGTGCCGAAAAATTGGATCAGCACCGGATTATATGCGCCGGCAGGGGAATGGCTGACGATTCATGCTCCCGAAGGAACTTCCGGGCTGGATGTGCAGGCGGGGGCGCATACGGATAATTTGACGAGCCAAAACGTATGGAAGCGCATTCCGGTCGTCACCCAGCGGAAGACGCTGGCGCCGGGCGAGAATCGGATTCGCAGCCCGTACGGCGGACTTCTCTATCTCATTCCGACGAAGCCGCAGGCAGGCGTGCGGAAGGAGATTGCGATTGAGGGCGGGGTCGAGGCTCCTTATTATGTGCTCGGCGAGACGATGGAGGAAGAGTGGAGATCGGCCATCAGCCAGCGCCCGGCGCCGTGGGCCGAGCTGCAAGGCCGCCGGGTCATCTTGACGCTGCCTTCCGAATATGTGCGGAATCTCGGCACTCCGAAGCCATTGCTGGAGCAATGGGATCGGATCGTGGACTACACGGATGAAGCCGCCGGCTTGTCTCCGGATGCGCCGCTGCCTCATCGCAGCGTGAATCTTCCGTTCCGCTACGTGGCGGACCGTCAGATCAGCGCCGGCTTCATGCATGCGGGCTACCCGATTATGTTCCAGATCGATCCGTCGGCGGCGCATGCGGTCGATATCGAGCGGGTCACGCGCAATGGCTGGGGCTTCTGGCATGAGACCGGGCATGAATATCAGCAGGGCCCGTGGAATTGGGACGTCACCGGGGAAGTGACGGTCAATATTTACTCCCTGTACGTGCAGCAGAAGTTTGGCAATCCAAGCAATCTGCTCACCCGCAATCATGAAGGCCAGGATTTCTATGATCGCGCCCGGGATTATTTGGAGCAGAGCGATCCGGCCGCGACCGTATACGGCAAGTCCGGCCAGGATCTGTTCGTCAACCTGGTCCTGTTCCGCCAATTGTCGCTGGCTTACGGCTGGGATTTCTATCGCGAGCTGCACCGCGCTTATCGCGAAATGCCGGCGAATCAGCTTCCGGCGGACAATCAGGCCAAGATTGACCTGTTTGTCGTCATGGCCTCGAAGACGGCGGGGGAGGACTTGACCGAATTTTTCGATAAATGGTTCGTCAAATATACGCCCGGCACCGTGAAGGCCCAGATCGCGGCCCTGAACCTGCCGAAGCCTTCGCAGCCGATCTGGGAGCTGCGCGAGAGCGAAGGCATCGAGGCGCCGGTCATTGAGCTTGCGCCTGATCAGGAGTGGACCAAGGAGAAGGTGGAGGTAAAGGTGGCTAACCCCGCTCCGATAGAGGAAGGCTCCGGCTTGAGAAATCAGTACAAGATCGGGGAGGACGGCACATGGATCGAATACCGGGAGCCGTTCACGATCGACGCCGAGGGCGTGACGAACGTCTATGCCAGGGTGAGACAGCTCTCCGGAGTAACGAGCGACGAGGTGATGGCGAGCGTCAAGATCGACCGCACGGCTCCTGTCATTGAAGCCTCGGTTACAGAGACCGTCTATGGCAGCGCCCCGGTCACGCTGCCGATTGCGGCGACTGACGCCTTGAGCGGCATGCAGGCGATTACGGTGTTGCTGGATGGCGTTCCGCTGGAGGCTCCTTATATCATCGTTCCGTCGGAGCTAGCGGCAGGACGTCATGAATTGAAGATTACGGCGTCTGATCATGCAGGGAATATTCGTGAAGCAACTCTTGCCTTCACAGTAGTGAAGGCGGTCTCGGTGCAGGATCTGTATGAGGCGATGGATCGGGCGGAGGCCGAGGGGCGGATTACGAATCGCGGCATCGTTCAGGCGTTGAAAAGTCATGCGAAGGTGGAGAAGGGGGACTTGAACGACCTGGACACATATCGGGCGCTGGAGCAGTTCATTCAGGCCCAGTCCGGCAAGCATATCGACGAGCAGACAGCCGGGGAACTGCTTCGCCTTATTGCGCAACTGCAAGATGCGCAGAATCGACATTCATATTGGAAGCCATTCTTCCGCAGGGAAGGATGGCTTCTCTGCTTCTGGAAGCAGAGGAGCAACCCGCGCCAGTATAGGGAAGAACGCCGGATTACCTTAAAAATCGTCAGCCCATTTTTAAAATAAGCAGTCCCCGATCTTAAATTCATACGGTCCCGGCGGTAAAGTCGGGAGTATTCAAGGACCGGAGCATTCCGGTATCGTAAAAAGAGTAAGGCAAGAGAGGAGAACATTTCAGGTGAAGGGGGCATGTGAATGAAGGAACCGAAGGAACTGAAGGTGCCGAAGGTATTGGAGGAATTACAGCAAATGAATCCAGCGAAGGTATGTAAGGTCTCAGAGCGGGTTCATCCGTGGCGTCGCGTGAATCGGCATCGCGCAAAACGCGCAGGCATCGCGATTCTGGCTGCCCTATTGGCGCTAACGCTGGCCGCCTGCAGCGGCGGTTCCGGATCGAACGCGCAAGAGGCGAACGGCGCTCAGCCGCCCGAGAAGCTGACGAATCTGACGTATTGGGTTCAGATGGTCAGCCAAGTCTCCGCCACGCTCAAAAGCTACAATGAAATCGAGGCTTACAAGGAATTGGAAAGGGTCACGGGGGTCAAGGTGGACTTCCAGCATCCGCCGGAAGGACAACAAGCGAAGGAGCAGTTCAATCTGATGCTGACCTCGGATAAGCTGCCGGATGTCATCGAATATTCATGGACCAGTTATCCGGGGGGCCCCGAAAAAGCGATCAAGGACGGCAAAATCATCCGCCTGAACGACCTAATTGATCAGCATGCTCCGAACCTGAAGAAGGTGCTGGAAGAGCATCCGGATTGGAAGAAGGAGATTATGACGGATGAAGGCAGCATCTACGCGTTCCCGTTCATTCGTTCGCATGATCGGTTGAAAGTATTTCTCGGGCCGACGATCCGGCAGGACTGGCTCGATAAGCTGAACCTGGACATGCCGACGACGATTGATGAATGGTACACCGTGCTCAAGGCGTTCAAAGAGAATGATATGAACGGCAACGGCAAGGCCGACGAGATTCCGCTCTATCTGGCCAAAGGCGATGTGGACGCTTCGACGGCCTTCCTGGGCGCCTTCGGCATCAATGCCGGATTCTATCAGGAGGGCGGCACCGTCAAGTATGGACCGACGGATCCGAGGTTCAAGGAGTTCCTGACGCTGATGAACAAATGGTACCGGGAAGGGCTGCTGGACCGCGACTTCGCCACCACGGATGCGAAGCTGCTGGAAGCGAAGATCACCGGCGGGCAGATCGGCGCGGCCGTACTGTATACGGGCAGCGGGATCGGGAACTACAATACGCTCATGAAGGAAAAGGATCCGAATTTCCATCTCGTCGCCGCTCCGTATCCCGTCATGAAGAAGGGCGACAAGCAGATTTGGGGATATAAGGACTTCGCGTATACGGGGATTGGGGCCGCGATTACGACGAGCAACAAAAATCCCGTCGAGACGGTAAAATGGCTTGATTATGCTTATTCGGAGGAGGGCACCCTGCTGTTCAACTTCGGCAAGGAAGGCGTCAGCTACACGATGGAGAACGGCAAGCCGGCATTCAAGCGGGAGGTGCTGAACAATCCTAACGGGCTTCCGCTGATCCAGTCGATGTCCCAGCATAACCGCGCGACGTTCAGCGGACCGTTCATGCTCGATATCCGCTTCGACGAGCAATATACCACCTCTCCGGACCAGCTCAAGTCGAAGGAGATCTGGGCGGAGCCGACGCTGGAGCTGAAGCTGCCGCGCACGACCCCGAACAGCGAAGAGAGCAGCCGCTATGCTTCCATTATGAACGATATCAACACCTATAAGGATGAGATGTACTTGAAGTTCATTATGGGGCAGGAGCCGCTTGATAACTTCGACAAATATGTCAAGACCATCGAGGGCATGGGGCTTCAGGAAGCGATCGGGATTCAGCAGAACGCGCTGGAGCGTTACAACCAACGTTAACCGGCGGGAAGCGGGAGATTCTCTCTCGCTTCTTCCATAACAACGAGGAAAGTGGGGACACGGATGGCAGCTTCACCACCGGCGGTTCAGCCCGACAAGAAGGCCAAGAAACGCGGCCGCAAGTCCGACAAGCGGAGCCTTATCAAGAAGGACTTGAAGCGGAATAAGTATATTTATTTGCTGGCGCTTCCGGTTATCGCTTATTACGCCATTTTCCACTACGGACCGATGTACGGCCTGCTGATGGCTTTCAAAGATTACAGCGTCGCGGACGGCATCTGGGGCAGCAAGTGGATCGGCTTCGATCATTTTAAGAACTTTTTTAACAGCTATTACTTCGGCCGCCTGCTTCGCAATACGATCCTGATCAATATTTACGAGCTGTTGTTTGCCTTTCCCGCACCGATTCTTTTGGCCTTGCTGCTGAATGAGATTCGGGGCCGGATTTTCAAGCGCACGGTGCAGACGATCTCTTATCTGCCGCATTTCATCTCGATTGTCGTCGTGGTGGGGATGATGTTCGATTTTCTGGCGCGGGACGGGCTGATTAATCAATTGCTTGGCTTGTTCGGAGTGGACAGCATTCCGTTCATGTCGGAGCCGGGCTGGTTCCGGACGCTGTATGTGGGCTCCGGCATCTGGCAGGGGCTGGGCTGGGGATCCATTATCTACCTGGCCGCGATCGCCACGATCGATCCGACCTTATATGAAGCGGCCAAGATCGACGGGGCCGGGCGCTTCAAGCAGGTGCTCCATATTACGCTTCCGGGCATGATGCCGACCATCGTCATTATGTTCATCCTGAACATGGGATCGATGATGAGCGTCGGCAGCGAGAAGGTGCTGCTCATGTACAGTCCGCTTACGTACGAGACGGCGGATGTCATCTCCACCTTCGTCTACCGCAGAGGGGTGCTCGATTCGGATTATGGATTCACGACGGCGGTCGGCTTGTTCAACTCGGTGGTCAGCTTTATATTGCTGGTCGTCTCCAATACGATCAGCAAGCGGGTCAGCGAGCACAAACTATGGTAGAGAGGAGGCGGGCCATTGAAAACCTCGCTGGGGGAGAAAGTGTTTACCGGATTCAATACGATAGTGATGCTCCTGCTCTGCTTCGTAACCCTGTATCCGTTCATCTATGTCGGCTTCGCTTCCTTGAGCAGTCCGGCCTCGCTCGCTCAGCATCGCGGGCTGCTGCTGGCGCCGCTGGAGCTGAACTTCAGCGCGTATAAGGCCGTATTCGACAATCCGATGATTACGACGGGATACCGGAATACGCTGTTCTATGTCACCTGCGGCACGGCGATCAACCTGCTCCTGACGGCTATCGGGGCTTATGTGCTGTCGCGGCGCAATCTGTATTTCAAAAATATTCTCATGCTGCTGATTGTCATTACGATGTTCTTCGGCGGGGGACTGATTCCGGCGTACCTGCTCATCAACAAGCTCGGCATGCTGAATACGGTCTGGGCCCTGCTTATACCGGGGGCGATCAGCACCTTCAACATGATCATTATGCGGACCGGGTTCCAGTCCGTTCCGATCAGCCTGGAGGAATCGGCGCGCATCGACGGGGCCAATGATCTCGTCATTCTGTTCCGCATCATCATTCCGTTATCGATGCCGGTCATCGCGGTCATGATTCTATGGTATGCCGTCGGGCATTGGAACTCCTACTTCAGCGCCCTGATCTATATGCGCGATCGGGAATTGTTCCCGCTGCAGCTTGTGCTGCGCGAGATTCTGATTACGAATTCGACGGACAGCATGATGACCGATTCCGGGGCTGGCGATCGGATTGCGATCGCGGAGACGATCAAGTATGCGACGATCATTGTCTCGACGCTGCCGATTCTGGTGCTCTATCCTTTTCTGCAAAAATATTTTGTCAAAGGCGTATTGATCGGGGCGATTAAAGAGTAGTTCAGCAGTGGGGCCGAGCGGCGCGATTGACGCATCTCAGTCCTGGTGCCAAGGATGCAAGCCCGGCGGCTTCGAGGATTGGCGGTCCCAAATCAAAAGGGAGAGGAAGGGAATGGGGGATCGATCACGAAGGATACATGATTCATTCCAAATTCAACAAGCGGAGGGATCATCATGCGATCGATAGTGAACCTTCTTCT includes these proteins:
- a CDS encoding ABC transporter permease, which translates into the protein MAASPPAVQPDKKAKKRGRKSDKRSLIKKDLKRNKYIYLLALPVIAYYAIFHYGPMYGLLMAFKDYSVADGIWGSKWIGFDHFKNFFNSYYFGRLLRNTILINIYELLFAFPAPILLALLLNEIRGRIFKRTVQTISYLPHFISIVVVVGMMFDFLARDGLINQLLGLFGVDSIPFMSEPGWFRTLYVGSGIWQGLGWGSIIYLAAIATIDPTLYEAAKIDGAGRFKQVLHITLPGMMPTIVIMFILNMGSMMSVGSEKVLLMYSPLTYETADVISTFVYRRGVLDSDYGFTTAVGLFNSVVSFILLVVSNTISKRVSEHKLW
- a CDS encoding M60 family metallopeptidase: MMLSKRNRGVRMRIAACALALFMLMGQPVTGAGAADAYAADKGSAAADAYAADNGSAAKSRTQTDPGSGIGARTASQHDLDVIYRDLGGYPSVSATYNGGVAAIGDNAFVLAANPDTTPILAAARYGAGRVVVAGDDSYFKFTSDMTDERRTVARNLLIWATEQAEPLTYQDALDGAGTLPLLTATSKNFSADSRYPIEVVRSDSFLAFDLDPARYPVAYVDATMKQDEIDALASYVERGGSIVVAMKGWVMEQYPNVFLGETYQGRAAKLSEDYPLQRLLNRMGLGLMNNTATTKTETLPRLTEEAANHYHAAALVDQAKLVEAGQLDPNQLGIGPAGADAKKKLQVLAAITGGTFGGLTPESPMYARIQQDAEHLDTDLSFPLDRSLAPYSSALLAYKLSLVGNQLDAPKSPYADNFPGPVPADAPRVRQKTVTVDFDYSTFDDLRQGTVPKNWISTGLYAPAGEWLTIHAPEGTSGLDVQAGAHTDNLTSQNVWKRIPVVTQRKTLAPGENRIRSPYGGLLYLIPTKPQAGVRKEIAIEGGVEAPYYVLGETMEEEWRSAISQRPAPWAELQGRRVILTLPSEYVRNLGTPKPLLEQWDRIVDYTDEAAGLSPDAPLPHRSVNLPFRYVADRQISAGFMHAGYPIMFQIDPSAAHAVDIERVTRNGWGFWHETGHEYQQGPWNWDVTGEVTVNIYSLYVQQKFGNPSNLLTRNHEGQDFYDRARDYLEQSDPAATVYGKSGQDLFVNLVLFRQLSLAYGWDFYRELHRAYREMPANQLPADNQAKIDLFVVMASKTAGEDLTEFFDKWFVKYTPGTVKAQIAALNLPKPSQPIWELRESEGIEAPVIELAPDQEWTKEKVEVKVANPAPIEEGSGLRNQYKIGEDGTWIEYREPFTIDAEGVTNVYARVRQLSGVTSDEVMASVKIDRTAPVIEASVTETVYGSAPVTLPIAATDALSGMQAITVLLDGVPLEAPYIIVPSELAAGRHELKITASDHAGNIREATLAFTVVKAVSVQDLYEAMDRAEAEGRITNRGIVQALKSHAKVEKGDLNDLDTYRALEQFIQAQSGKHIDEQTAGELLRLIAQLQDAQNRHSYWKPFFRREGWLLCFWKQRSNPRQYREERRITLKIVSPFLK
- a CDS encoding extracellular solute-binding protein, which encodes MKEPKELKVPKVLEELQQMNPAKVCKVSERVHPWRRVNRHRAKRAGIAILAALLALTLAACSGGSGSNAQEANGAQPPEKLTNLTYWVQMVSQVSATLKSYNEIEAYKELERVTGVKVDFQHPPEGQQAKEQFNLMLTSDKLPDVIEYSWTSYPGGPEKAIKDGKIIRLNDLIDQHAPNLKKVLEEHPDWKKEIMTDEGSIYAFPFIRSHDRLKVFLGPTIRQDWLDKLNLDMPTTIDEWYTVLKAFKENDMNGNGKADEIPLYLAKGDVDASTAFLGAFGINAGFYQEGGTVKYGPTDPRFKEFLTLMNKWYREGLLDRDFATTDAKLLEAKITGGQIGAAVLYTGSGIGNYNTLMKEKDPNFHLVAAPYPVMKKGDKQIWGYKDFAYTGIGAAITTSNKNPVETVKWLDYAYSEEGTLLFNFGKEGVSYTMENGKPAFKREVLNNPNGLPLIQSMSQHNRATFSGPFMLDIRFDEQYTTSPDQLKSKEIWAEPTLELKLPRTTPNSEESSRYASIMNDINTYKDEMYLKFIMGQEPLDNFDKYVKTIEGMGLQEAIGIQQNALERYNQR
- a CDS encoding carbohydrate ABC transporter permease, translated to MLLLCFVTLYPFIYVGFASLSSPASLAQHRGLLLAPLELNFSAYKAVFDNPMITTGYRNTLFYVTCGTAINLLLTAIGAYVLSRRNLYFKNILMLLIVITMFFGGGLIPAYLLINKLGMLNTVWALLIPGAISTFNMIIMRTGFQSVPISLEESARIDGANDLVILFRIIIPLSMPVIAVMILWYAVGHWNSYFSALIYMRDRELFPLQLVLREILITNSTDSMMTDSGAGDRIAIAETIKYATIIVSTLPILVLYPFLQKYFVKGVLIGAIKE